In Pseudoalteromonas xiamenensis, the following are encoded in one genomic region:
- a CDS encoding GlxA family transcriptional regulator has product MTVINVAFVVYEQMLVTSLTLPIEMLKAGEAFAKRHSDRKTFRTMDIQLISENGRAIQSIIGIPIPTTPISDAKQQQDFIITPSIWRNPRPVLRNSTLSIDWLNKQWGGGATLIGVGTGVCLIAETTLLNSHPATTHWHYASQFKRDYPNVDLKPDYFITQSERMYTVASLNALADVIVHLISQIYGTSAAQHVQRNFSHEVRKPYEEQRFLEGGSDRHPDELIADIQFWLKSNMHEEISFHEVATQFGISYRTMTRRFNQAIALSPLEYLQKIRIEAATDLLAGSNLEIQEVAIAVGFSSQGQLTRLFKAYLGQTPSEYRKIVRKKLFSQ; this is encoded by the coding sequence ATGACAGTAATAAACGTTGCGTTTGTCGTTTATGAACAAATGTTGGTCACAAGTTTAACTCTGCCTATTGAAATGCTTAAAGCCGGAGAAGCATTTGCCAAGCGGCACAGCGATAGAAAAACATTTCGAACAATGGATATTCAATTAATTAGCGAAAATGGGCGGGCTATACAAAGCATCATCGGAATTCCAATTCCCACCACGCCGATTAGCGATGCAAAACAACAACAAGATTTTATTATTACCCCAAGTATTTGGCGAAATCCGCGTCCAGTGCTTCGCAATTCCACATTGTCCATTGATTGGTTGAACAAACAATGGGGAGGTGGTGCGACGTTAATCGGTGTAGGTACGGGCGTTTGCCTCATTGCTGAAACAACACTACTCAATTCACATCCTGCGACAACACATTGGCATTATGCATCACAATTTAAGCGTGACTACCCGAATGTTGATTTGAAACCAGATTATTTCATTACTCAATCTGAAAGAATGTATACGGTCGCAAGTTTAAATGCGCTTGCCGATGTCATCGTCCATTTAATTTCGCAAATTTACGGGACATCCGCGGCTCAACACGTACAACGTAATTTTTCTCATGAAGTACGAAAGCCATATGAAGAACAGCGATTTCTTGAAGGTGGAAGTGATAGACATCCGGATGAACTTATTGCGGATATACAATTTTGGCTAAAATCCAATATGCATGAAGAAATTTCATTTCATGAGGTTGCCACACAATTTGGCATTTCCTACCGCACGATGACTCGCCGTTTTAATCAAGCAATCGCTTTGTCACCGTTAGAATATCTTCAAAAAATCCGCATTGAGGCTGCGACAGATTTACTGGCTGGGTCGAATCTAGAAATTCAAGAAGTTGCGATCGCAGTGGGATTTTCAAGTCAAGGTCAACTTACTCGTCTGTTCAAAGCATACCTCGGGCAGACACCTAGCGAATATAGAAAAATAGTCAGGAAAAAACTTTTCTCTCAGTAA
- a CDS encoding beta-ketoacyl synthase encodes MTALPVIVGMGGINAAGRTSFHQGFRRIVLNTLDEQARQETFLGLATLMNLVRIENGEYVQASGEPIGVDEVEKKLGQQILDGTLIRKIEKNHFDVDATHGHQRMTLTSDESTPICFTVKQRDLPNPIPDNWTVEEIEGKEVKVTIQGLVEIKHDTYRDNPIKAAGQLPTGFEPANLYNSRYQPRGLQATIFAATDAIRSTGLDWNSVMNSVEPDKIGTYSASVAGQVNEEGFGGLLKSRLLGDRVSTKQLALGLNTMSTDFINAYVTGNVGTTFTTSGACATFLYNLRAAVNDIQAGRTRVAVVASVECAVTPEIVEGFGNMSALANEEGLRKLDNTDQVDYRRTSRPFGENCGFTIGEGAQVAILMDDALALELGADILGSVADVYVNADGIKKSITAPGPGNYITMAKSVALASQIAGVERVQKRSFILAHGSSTPQNRVTESAIYHKIAESFAIEGWKVAAPKAYVGHTIAPASGDQLAMALGVFAHNIMPGITTIDKVADDVHAEHLDIRTNHYECEPQDIAFINSKGFGGNNATATVFSPALTKNMLAKRYSAEKLQQYDVAKEQTLRAQEQYRVDANNGKYELIYRFGDGMIDEAGLVITSDTLTLPGFDKPVSLRVENPYSDISK; translated from the coding sequence ATGACAGCATTACCAGTGATCGTTGGTATGGGTGGGATTAATGCGGCGGGTCGCACTTCATTCCATCAAGGGTTTAGACGAATTGTATTGAACACGCTCGACGAGCAAGCGAGACAAGAAACGTTTTTAGGTTTAGCGACATTGATGAATTTGGTGCGCATTGAAAATGGCGAATATGTCCAAGCATCAGGTGAACCAATTGGTGTTGATGAAGTAGAAAAAAAACTAGGTCAACAAATCTTAGACGGTACGCTAATTCGTAAAATTGAAAAGAATCATTTTGACGTTGATGCAACACATGGCCATCAGCGTATGACGCTTACAAGTGATGAATCCACACCTATTTGTTTTACCGTAAAACAGCGTGATCTTCCAAATCCTATTCCTGACAACTGGACTGTGGAAGAAATCGAAGGAAAAGAAGTAAAGGTCACGATTCAAGGATTAGTGGAAATTAAACACGATACTTACCGTGATAACCCGATAAAGGCTGCAGGTCAGCTGCCTACAGGTTTTGAACCTGCAAATTTGTATAACAGCCGTTATCAACCTCGTGGTTTGCAAGCGACTATTTTTGCGGCAACAGATGCAATTCGTTCTACAGGTTTAGACTGGAATAGCGTGATGAATAGTGTAGAGCCCGATAAAATCGGCACGTATTCAGCGTCTGTTGCAGGTCAAGTGAACGAAGAGGGGTTTGGCGGCTTGTTAAAAAGCCGACTTCTAGGCGACCGAGTTAGTACTAAACAGTTAGCTTTGGGTTTAAACACCATGAGCACGGACTTTATTAATGCTTACGTAACAGGCAACGTTGGTACAACATTCACGACATCTGGCGCATGCGCAACCTTTCTATATAACTTACGCGCGGCAGTAAATGATATTCAAGCTGGTCGTACGCGAGTCGCTGTGGTCGCGAGCGTTGAGTGTGCCGTTACGCCAGAAATCGTCGAAGGGTTTGGCAACATGTCGGCTCTAGCGAATGAAGAAGGTTTACGTAAACTCGATAACACAGATCAAGTCGATTATAGACGCACAAGTCGTCCATTTGGTGAGAATTGTGGTTTCACTATTGGTGAAGGTGCGCAAGTTGCTATTTTAATGGATGATGCATTAGCGCTTGAACTCGGTGCAGATATTTTGGGATCAGTTGCAGACGTCTATGTCAATGCGGACGGTATTAAGAAATCGATTACCGCTCCTGGGCCTGGCAACTATATCACCATGGCAAAATCGGTTGCTTTAGCTTCTCAAATTGCTGGCGTTGAACGCGTACAAAAACGCAGTTTTATTCTCGCTCACGGTTCAAGTACGCCACAAAACCGCGTTACTGAATCTGCTATCTATCATAAAATTGCCGAATCATTCGCTATCGAAGGGTGGAAAGTCGCGGCGCCAAAAGCGTATGTAGGCCACACCATTGCACCGGCAAGCGGCGATCAATTGGCTATGGCTTTGGGTGTGTTTGCACACAATATTATGCCAGGGATAACAACGATTGATAAAGTTGCAGACGACGTCCACGCGGAGCATTTAGATATTCGTACAAACCACTATGAGTGCGAACCTCAAGACATTGCCTTTATCAATTCTAAGGGCTTTGGTGGTAATAACGCGACTGCGACCGTGTTTTCGCCAGCACTAACGAAAAACATGTTGGCTAAGCGCTACAGTGCTGAGAAGCTTCAACAGTACGATGTTGCTAAAGAGCAAACATTAAGAGCGCAAGAACAATATCGTGTGGATGCGAACAATGGCAAATATGAACTAATTTACCGTTTTGGCGATGGTATGATTGACGAAGCTGGACTCGTAATTACTTCAGATACACTTACTTTACCTGGGTTTGATAAGCCCGTATCGCTCCGAGTTGAAAATCCGTATTCAGATATCAGCAAGTAA
- a CDS encoding heavy metal translocating P-type ATPase — protein sequence MSQSCFHCLEPIPSGFDGQVTYEHEQHPVCCIGCQAVAEHIIAEGMSDYYKFRTVKAGKVESLVPDQLKIIESYDNDAIQEDFISHQGSLNEVLLSVEGISCAACAWLIEKQLLALNGVARVDVNTSTHRAMILWDPSLIKLSEMIASLHSIGYKTYPFQADEEASQKQAVAKAYVRRLGVAGIMTMQVMMFAFAMYFGMFSGMDENFEEYFRWISFVLATPVILYSALPFLSNAIKGLKAKQLNMDLPVSMAIFGAYVASSYATIMHTGEVYFESICMFTFLLLLGKYLEFRARLKASEFTANLHKLLPLTARKLLESGEELIIAAKQLALGDRILVKAGETIPADGLVIEGKTSVDESMMTGEHLPVSKIVGNQVFAGTNNHDGVITIEINQLGQNTLINQIIRLQHSALTKRPKLVEVTDKVAQWFVASLLLFATATAIGWYPISPDKAFWITISVLVATCPCALSLAIPTALTCAVANLTKKGILIKEAHVLETLPKVTRFAFDKTGTLTEGRFTITDVVTLSDSYDKETCLKFAGQLEHFSEHPIAKAFEDYFPNSRALDKVEVRSGYGIQGVIQNLNIAIGKPSWFENYESEAQAVLFIDSKPVCEFKLSDKVRNSANQVIAQLKSQGVTSHMLTGDSSNSGRLLATQLKMDSVQSACTPKDKQSYVDDWASKGEVVAMVGDGINDSPVFNSAHLSLAMETGADISKNAADVVLLRSDLVAIPALITVAKKTKQIVRQNLALSLIYNGSILPLAALGMVEPWQAVIGMSASSIIVICNSLRLLKL from the coding sequence ATGTCGCAAAGCTGTTTCCACTGTTTGGAACCCATACCAAGTGGATTTGATGGACAGGTTACCTATGAACACGAACAACACCCTGTCTGTTGTATAGGCTGTCAGGCCGTCGCTGAGCATATTATTGCTGAAGGAATGAGCGACTATTATAAGTTTCGAACAGTTAAAGCTGGCAAAGTCGAAAGCTTAGTCCCTGATCAACTTAAGATAATCGAAAGCTATGATAATGATGCTATTCAGGAAGATTTTATTTCGCATCAGGGAAGCCTGAATGAAGTGTTGTTGAGTGTAGAAGGCATTAGTTGCGCCGCGTGTGCATGGCTTATTGAAAAGCAACTTTTAGCACTCAACGGCGTCGCGCGAGTGGACGTAAATACATCAACGCACCGCGCGATGATCTTATGGGATCCTTCGCTCATCAAACTCAGTGAAATGATAGCGAGTCTACACAGCATTGGTTACAAGACCTACCCATTTCAAGCAGATGAAGAAGCAAGTCAAAAACAAGCGGTAGCAAAAGCATATGTCCGACGACTCGGCGTTGCTGGCATTATGACAATGCAAGTCATGATGTTTGCCTTTGCCATGTACTTTGGCATGTTCTCTGGTATGGATGAGAATTTCGAAGAATATTTCCGGTGGATTAGCTTTGTCCTTGCGACGCCTGTGATCCTGTATTCAGCCTTACCTTTTTTATCCAATGCGATAAAAGGACTCAAAGCCAAACAGCTCAATATGGATTTGCCTGTTTCAATGGCAATCTTTGGTGCCTATGTAGCAAGTAGTTACGCGACAATCATGCATACGGGTGAAGTTTACTTCGAATCTATCTGCATGTTTACTTTCTTATTGTTACTTGGCAAATATCTTGAATTTAGAGCTAGATTAAAAGCGAGTGAGTTTACTGCCAATTTGCACAAGCTACTTCCTTTGACGGCAAGAAAGTTACTCGAGTCAGGCGAAGAGTTGATTATTGCAGCTAAACAATTAGCACTCGGTGATAGAATCCTTGTTAAAGCAGGTGAAACAATACCAGCAGATGGGCTTGTTATCGAAGGCAAAACCTCCGTAGATGAATCGATGATGACTGGCGAGCACCTGCCGGTTTCTAAAATAGTAGGCAACCAGGTCTTTGCAGGTACAAATAATCACGATGGCGTAATTACCATTGAGATAAATCAACTTGGTCAAAACACTTTAATAAATCAAATCATTCGCTTACAACATAGCGCCCTGACCAAAAGGCCAAAACTCGTTGAAGTGACCGACAAAGTTGCACAGTGGTTTGTTGCCAGTCTGCTGCTCTTCGCAACTGCTACTGCGATTGGATGGTACCCTATTTCTCCAGATAAAGCCTTTTGGATAACTATCTCTGTACTTGTTGCAACTTGTCCTTGTGCACTGAGTTTAGCTATTCCCACAGCCTTGACTTGTGCCGTCGCCAATCTAACAAAAAAGGGCATTTTAATAAAAGAAGCACACGTGTTAGAAACGCTTCCTAAAGTTACCCGTTTCGCTTTTGATAAAACAGGGACTCTGACAGAAGGTCGATTTACAATCACCGACGTTGTGACACTGAGTGATTCATACGACAAAGAGACTTGCTTAAAGTTTGCAGGACAATTGGAACATTTTTCTGAGCACCCTATCGCTAAAGCGTTTGAAGACTATTTTCCAAACAGTCGAGCCTTAGACAAAGTTGAAGTTCGCTCAGGTTACGGAATTCAGGGCGTTATTCAAAACCTAAATATTGCCATAGGTAAACCATCTTGGTTTGAGAATTACGAAAGTGAAGCCCAAGCCGTTTTATTTATCGACTCCAAGCCAGTTTGTGAATTTAAACTAAGTGACAAAGTTAGAAATAGTGCAAACCAAGTTATTGCGCAATTAAAGTCACAGGGTGTAACGTCTCACATGCTCACTGGCGACTCATCTAATTCAGGCCGGTTGCTTGCAACTCAACTAAAAATGGATTCAGTCCAAAGCGCTTGTACACCCAAAGACAAACAGTCCTATGTCGATGATTGGGCATCCAAAGGTGAAGTCGTTGCAATGGTCGGCGATGGAATAAATGACAGTCCGGTATTCAACTCGGCACACTTATCCCTCGCAATGGAAACAGGCGCAGATATTTCAAAAAATGCAGCCGATGTAGTACTGTTACGCAGTGACTTAGTCGCGATACCAGCTTTAATAACGGTAGCTAAAAAAACGAAACAAATTGTTCGCCAAAATCTTGCTCTGTCACTGATTTATAATGGCTCCATTCTGCCACTCGCGGCTTTAGGGATGGTTGAACCATGGCAAGCCGTTATCGGTATGTCTGCAAGTTCGATTATCGTTATATGTAACTCTTTAAGGTTACTTAAACTATGA
- a CDS encoding cbb3-type cytochrome oxidase subunit 3, translating to MDYGTYRGILTLVILVLFIVIVVWAYSKRTKNRFDNAANAIFEDEKTHNETISKEEKESEK from the coding sequence ATGGATTACGGAACATACAGAGGCATTTTAACTCTGGTAATTTTGGTACTGTTTATCGTTATTGTTGTGTGGGCTTATAGCAAACGCACTAAAAATCGTTTTGATAATGCTGCAAACGCAATATTTGAAGACGAGAAAACGCACAATGAAACGATCTCTAAAGAGGAAAAGGAGTCTGAAAAATGA
- the ccoO gene encoding cytochrome-c oxidase, cbb3-type subunit II encodes MANNNSTNKHEIVEKNVGLMAILTVFAISFGALVEITPLMFQKDTTQPVEGLRPLTALELEGRDIFVREGCYGCHSQMIRPFRDEVERYGHYSVAGESVWDHPFQWGSKRTGPDLARVGHRYSDDWHYAHLMDPRSVVPESNMPGYPWLDKNVLDGKLTAKKMEVFKGFGVPYTDEDIKGAEAAVKGKTEIQALIAYLQQLGTHLK; translated from the coding sequence ATGGCAAATAATAACTCAACCAATAAACATGAAATTGTAGAAAAGAACGTTGGCCTTATGGCTATCCTAACGGTGTTCGCAATCAGTTTCGGTGCATTGGTAGAAATCACACCACTTATGTTCCAAAAAGACACAACTCAACCTGTAGAAGGACTCCGTCCGTTAACTGCACTTGAGCTTGAAGGTCGCGACATTTTCGTACGAGAAGGCTGTTACGGCTGTCACTCTCAAATGATCCGTCCTTTCCGTGATGAAGTTGAGCGCTACGGCCACTACTCTGTTGCGGGTGAATCAGTATGGGATCACCCATTCCAATGGGGTTCAAAACGTACTGGTCCTGATTTGGCACGTGTTGGTCATCGTTATTCAGACGATTGGCATTATGCTCACCTAATGGATCCGCGTTCAGTAGTTCCAGAGTCAAACATGCCTGGCTATCCTTGGTTAGACAAAAACGTACTAGACGGCAAGTTGACCGCCAAGAAAATGGAAGTCTTTAAAGGGTTTGGTGTTCCATACACTGATGAAGACATCAAAGGCGCAGAAGCGGCAGTTAAGGGCAAAACAGAAATTCAAGCTCTAATCGCGTATCTGCAACAGCTTGGTACACACTTGAAGTAA
- a CDS encoding GreA/GreB family elongation factor: MNKQAVAHQILFLLEQLINEAKDAADNARAGAVHEQSVAETQYDSLAIEAGYLAHGHSERADSLIKSYKEYESVLKLSSDKVQVGSLIMLADDEETEYWYFLGPSQGGLKLEYKNRVVWTITPASPMGSKLVGREVGDEIVHTFANGNKLVTIEAVL; this comes from the coding sequence ATGAACAAACAAGCGGTTGCACATCAAATACTCTTTCTACTAGAACAGCTTATTAACGAAGCAAAAGACGCAGCGGATAATGCAAGAGCTGGAGCTGTTCACGAACAAAGTGTCGCTGAAACGCAATATGACTCGCTCGCGATAGAGGCGGGCTACCTTGCACACGGACACAGTGAACGAGCTGATAGTTTAATAAAATCATATAAAGAGTATGAAAGCGTACTCAAACTTTCTTCAGATAAAGTACAAGTGGGTTCGCTTATCATGTTAGCGGACGATGAAGAGACTGAATATTGGTATTTTCTCGGCCCAAGCCAAGGTGGGTTAAAGCTGGAATACAAGAACCGTGTAGTTTGGACAATTACGCCAGCCTCCCCAATGGGCAGTAAATTAGTGGGAAGGGAAGTGGGCGATGAAATTGTTCACACGTTTGCAAATGGCAATAAATTAGTAACCATAGAAGCGGTACTTTAA
- a CDS encoding FixH family protein, producing MNPTPWYKNFWPWFLMFFPLVSIVACVLLVFVAVGNGPDLVVDDYYKKGKAINLELTKFDKAKALYLHGDLDVAEHRIAFDFTKGDHSQVTALKASFYHRTIKKHDFNVTLLQNADGHFTATVEHYEPGAYTIFLEPMDGSWKLKENLELPTKQTISISPDYK from the coding sequence ATGAACCCTACTCCGTGGTATAAAAATTTCTGGCCTTGGTTTTTAATGTTTTTCCCACTTGTGAGCATCGTCGCATGTGTGTTGCTCGTGTTTGTCGCCGTTGGAAATGGTCCAGATTTAGTTGTTGATGATTACTATAAAAAAGGTAAAGCTATCAACCTAGAATTAACTAAGTTCGATAAAGCCAAAGCCTTATATCTACACGGGGATCTTGATGTTGCTGAACATCGAATTGCATTCGATTTTACGAAAGGTGATCATAGCCAAGTAACCGCTCTAAAAGCTTCATTTTATCATCGCACTATTAAGAAACACGACTTCAACGTCACCTTGTTGCAAAACGCAGACGGCCATTTCACTGCAACTGTGGAACACTACGAACCCGGTGCATATACCATTTTCCTAGAACCGATGGATGGCAGCTGGAAATTAAAAGAAAATCTAGAGTTACCGACAAAACAAACTATCTCTATCAGCCCTGATTATAAATAA
- the ccoS gene encoding cbb3-type cytochrome oxidase assembly protein CcoS produces MSIIYVLIPIAILFVLIAIGIFFWAVRDEQFSDLEKQGHSILFDDDKEQHKKANERD; encoded by the coding sequence ATGAGCATAATTTACGTTTTAATACCAATTGCAATTCTTTTTGTGCTAATTGCCATTGGGATATTCTTTTGGGCTGTTCGCGACGAGCAGTTTTCCGATTTAGAAAAACAAGGTCACAGCATCTTGTTCGATGATGACAAAGAGCAACATAAAAAGGCCAATGAACGAGATTAA
- the ccoP gene encoding cytochrome-c oxidase, cbb3-type subunit III, with the protein MTSFWSIWVIVLTLSCLAIIFGLLIWNLKNYAGVEEGASCGHEYDGIEELNNPLPKWWTIMFFATFVWSVFYLAAYPGLGNWEGLFKWTSSNQGITSMAESKQAVIDAKANGERVQLDQEVRAAEERFGPIFKQYAAQDIEVLVKDEKALEIGQRLFSQNCAQCHGSDARGGVGFPNLSDNDWLYGGTPDKIKETILHGRKAAMPAWKDALGEQGVKEVTAFVLSLSGRKVNQKDADAGQARFAMCAACHGMDGKGSVAHNLPFGAPNLTDNIWLYGGSQRAVEETLNHGRQGVMPAWKDILGEEKVHLLAAYVYSLSHNEKH; encoded by the coding sequence ATGACTAGCTTTTGGAGTATTTGGGTCATCGTATTGACCTTATCGTGTCTTGCTATCATCTTCGGCTTGCTAATTTGGAACCTGAAGAATTACGCAGGTGTAGAAGAAGGCGCAAGTTGTGGACATGAGTACGACGGTATTGAAGAACTGAACAACCCGCTACCTAAGTGGTGGACAATCATGTTCTTCGCTACGTTTGTTTGGTCTGTATTCTATCTTGCAGCGTACCCGGGCCTAGGTAACTGGGAAGGTCTATTCAAATGGACAAGCTCAAACCAAGGTATCACATCAATGGCTGAATCTAAGCAGGCGGTGATTGATGCAAAGGCAAACGGTGAGCGTGTACAACTTGACCAAGAAGTTCGTGCGGCAGAAGAGCGTTTCGGCCCAATCTTTAAACAATATGCAGCTCAAGATATTGAAGTATTGGTTAAAGATGAAAAAGCACTAGAAATTGGTCAACGTCTATTCTCACAAAACTGTGCCCAGTGTCACGGCTCTGATGCGCGTGGTGGTGTTGGTTTCCCTAATCTTTCAGATAACGACTGGTTATACGGTGGTACACCTGACAAGATTAAAGAAACTATCCTTCACGGCCGTAAAGCAGCTATGCCAGCTTGGAAAGATGCGTTAGGTGAGCAAGGTGTTAAAGAAGTTACCGCTTTCGTTCTTAGCCTTTCTGGTCGTAAAGTAAACCAAAAAGATGCTGACGCTGGTCAAGCTCGCTTTGCAATGTGTGCTGCGTGTCACGGTATGGATGGTAAAGGTTCTGTAGCACATAACCTACCATTTGGTGCACCAAACCTAACGGACAACATTTGGTTATACGGTGGTTCTCAACGTGCAGTTGAAGAAACGCTTAACCATGGTCGTCAAGGTGTAATGCCAGCATGGAAAGACATTTTAGGTGAAGAAAAAGTTCACCTATTAGCTGCATACGTTTACAGCTTATCGCATAACGAAAAGCACTAA
- the ccoN gene encoding cytochrome-c oxidase, cbb3-type subunit I has protein sequence MSQTVASQTEYNYKVVRQFAIMTVIWGIVGMGVGVFIAAQLAWPWLNFDTPWLTYSRLRPLHTNAVIFAFGTSALFATSYYVVQRTCQTRLFSDKLAAFTFWGWQAIIVSAAITLPLGITSSKEYAELEWPIDIAIAIVWVSYAVVFFGTLIKRKVSHIYVANWFYAGFIITVAILHIVNSMAIPVSLTKSYSIYAGAVDAMVQWWYGHNAVGFLLTAGFLGMMYYFVPKQAGRPVYSYRLSVVHFWTLVSLYIWAGPHHLHYTALPDWTQSLGMVMSVILFVPSWGGMINGIMTLSGAWHKLRTDPVLRFLVVSLSFYGMSTFEGPMMAIKSVNALSHYTDWTVGHVHSGALGWVAMISIGAIYHLIPALFGHSGMYSVRLVNTHFWLHTVGVVLYIVAMWISGVMQGLMWRAVNADGTLMYSFVQALEASKPFYIMRFLGGVFIVTGMLVMAYNTFRTVTAKSGSLADDAKAQLA, from the coding sequence ATGAGCCAAACAGTAGCATCACAAACTGAGTACAATTATAAAGTTGTACGCCAATTCGCTATCATGACAGTGATTTGGGGCATCGTTGGCATGGGTGTAGGTGTGTTTATCGCGGCCCAGCTTGCTTGGCCTTGGTTAAACTTCGACACTCCATGGTTAACTTACTCTAGACTACGTCCGTTACACACGAACGCAGTTATTTTCGCATTTGGTACAAGTGCACTATTTGCAACGTCTTACTACGTTGTACAGCGTACATGTCAAACGCGTCTTTTCTCAGACAAACTTGCAGCATTCACCTTTTGGGGTTGGCAAGCAATTATCGTATCTGCGGCAATTACATTACCTCTTGGTATTACATCGTCAAAAGAATACGCTGAGCTTGAGTGGCCTATCGACATCGCTATCGCGATTGTTTGGGTAAGTTATGCAGTTGTGTTCTTCGGTACGCTTATCAAGCGTAAAGTATCGCACATCTATGTTGCTAACTGGTTCTACGCGGGTTTCATCATTACGGTTGCAATTCTTCATATCGTAAACAGCATGGCAATCCCTGTTTCACTAACTAAATCATACTCAATCTACGCAGGTGCTGTAGATGCGATGGTACAGTGGTGGTACGGTCACAACGCGGTAGGTTTCCTACTTACTGCAGGCTTCTTAGGTATGATGTACTACTTCGTACCGAAACAAGCTGGTCGTCCGGTTTACTCTTACCGTCTATCTGTTGTTCACTTCTGGACTCTTGTTTCTCTATATATTTGGGCAGGTCCTCACCACCTTCACTACACAGCTCTACCAGACTGGACTCAGTCACTAGGTATGGTTATGTCAGTGATCCTATTCGTTCCGTCTTGGGGTGGTATGATCAACGGTATCATGACGCTTTCTGGCGCATGGCACAAACTACGTACTGACCCAGTACTACGTTTCCTAGTTGTTTCTCTTTCATTCTACGGTATGTCGACGTTTGAAGGCCCAATGATGGCTATTAAGTCAGTTAATGCGCTTTCTCACTACACAGACTGGACTGTTGGTCACGTACACTCAGGTGCGCTAGGTTGGGTTGCTATGATTTCGATCGGTGCTATCTACCACCTAATCCCTGCTCTATTTGGTCACTCAGGTATGTACAGCGTGCGTCTTGTTAACACACACTTCTGGTTACACACTGTTGGTGTAGTTCTTTACATCGTTGCAATGTGGATCTCTGGTGTTATGCAAGGTCTAATGTGGCGCGCAGTAAACGCTGACGGCACGCTAATGTACAGCTTTGTACAAGCACTTGAAGCATCTAAGCCTTTCTACATCATGCGTTTCCTTGGTGGTGTGTTCATCGTTACAGGTATGCTTGTAATGGCTTACAACACTTTCCGTACAGTTACAGCAAAAAGCGGCTCACTAGCTGACGACGCTAAAGCACAATTGGCTTAA
- a CDS encoding FNR family transcription factor, translated as MDLNNPNRARSNCTISCNNCSISQLCLPFSLNGQEMDRLDEIIERKKPLHKGDFLFESGAELNAIYAVRSGSFKSFTISEQGDEQITGFHLAGDLVGFDAINKMQHQSFAQALETSMVCEIPFDTLDELAGKLPKLRQQIMRLMSSEINYDQEMLLLLNKKTAEERLATFIYNLSNRFGDRGFSRKEFRFTMTRGEIGNYLGLTVETISRLLSRFQKADLIKVEGKFITILDIPELAKTAGISI; from the coding sequence ATGGATTTAAATAACCCCAATCGTGCAAGATCTAACTGCACCATAAGTTGTAACAACTGCAGTATTAGCCAGCTATGCCTGCCATTTAGTTTAAATGGCCAAGAAATGGATCGCCTAGACGAAATCATTGAGCGAAAAAAACCGCTTCACAAAGGTGACTTTTTGTTTGAATCAGGTGCCGAACTTAACGCAATTTATGCCGTCCGTTCTGGTAGTTTTAAATCTTTTACCATTTCCGAACAAGGCGACGAGCAAATCACTGGTTTCCATTTAGCGGGCGACCTTGTTGGCTTTGACGCCATCAACAAAATGCAGCACCAAAGTTTCGCCCAAGCACTTGAAACATCTATGGTCTGCGAAATTCCGTTTGATACATTAGATGAACTCGCTGGAAAATTGCCTAAACTTCGTCAGCAGATCATGCGTTTGATGAGCAGTGAAATTAACTATGACCAAGAGATGCTGTTACTTCTTAACAAGAAAACAGCAGAGGAAAGACTCGCTACATTCATCTATAACCTTTCAAACCGTTTCGGCGACCGCGGTTTCTCACGCAAAGAATTTAGATTTACGATGACGCGTGGTGAAATCGGTAACTATTTAGGTCTAACCGTTGAAACGATCAGTCGACTCCTAAGCCGTTTCCAAAAAGCAGACCTTATCAAGGTGGAAGGTAAATTCATTACTATCCTTGATATTCCTGAACTTGCAAAAACTGCTGGAATATCAATTTGA